The sequence CCCGCCTTGCACGCACCTTCCCTGGTTGACATGAAGGTGAAGAAACGTTTTTTACTGCTTCCTCTTGATGGTTACTTGCTGTCAAGGAACACCCTTTCTCTTCTATTTCTTTCAACTTCAATGTCATGACCTCAAATTCATCCATGAAATCTGCCAAAAGCTCCACTGAGTCAGTATCCTTGCATTTCAAGGCTAATTCAGCCTTCTTTGGATCAGCTCCCATTGAAGAAACTATTTCAGCAAGCCAGCATAAAGATTCAAATGAAGGTTGAACAGACGAACAACTGGTGATTTTATGACAATTTTGAGCCACAGATGATGAAATAGAAACCAAAGCTTCAGCTGCAATCGTACTGAGGTCCTCCAACGATTTTCCGTCATCTTCGATTTCAACCGACTCTAGAAAATGTGACTCCAATTGGTTATCACCAAACTCTCCTGCAGTTGAAGAGTGTTTTTCCTTTCCTGGACTCACGGGTACCTCCAGTTTCATTTCAGTGGAGCAACAAGGTGTTGCCAAAAACTCTTCATTTATGCATACGTTGAGATCAATTTGACCTTCCATCCAATTTGCAGAAGCCTTGAAGAATGGGCGAGTTTCTTCTTTCACAATCTCGGACTTGGAGCTGTTACAGAAACTTCCTTCAACGGGGCTGACACTATCAGACCCAAAGCTAGGCCTCAAGTTCTTAACACAACAGAGATCAACTTTAGCAAGCATTGCATTTTCTATCAACGTTTTGGAACTCTCAGAATCTAAAATATGGTGTCCTATGGGGCCTTGTGCAGATTTTGTCAAAGATGTAGTGGATGATGACAGACTTGAATTTGCAATTTCTTTGTCGGGTTGATATCTTTGGCTTCTGTCATAAAAGCTAATTGGTTCAGAATAGCCCTTGGTAGAGAGTCCATTCTTTCTTCCATTGCTATCTTGCTGTGAGAAACCAAACAACTTTGAATTGGCTTTGCCATATAAATCATGGAAAAGGATCTCCCTGTGGCCAGAAGCATTCACTGAATCAATGGATCTACAGGCCGATTCTTCCACAGAGTTAGGAGGATCATTTAAATCAACCGAAACCTTGGTTTTCTCTAATAATGAATCATACTTGGATTGTCTATCACTAATATGAACGACCTCAGGCATTCTCTTGAGATGACAGCTTGACATCTCAGGCACATTTGTCAATTCATCTTGGCTATTCAAGTAATTGCTGTCAGTTGGAAGTTCAAGATCAAACATCCCTTTGCTCAAAATCTTACTCTTAGATTCTGAATAATAAGGATTCTTTGAACTGATTCCATTCAGAGGGGAGTCAGAACCTGTTTGAGTGTTCTTCCCTAAACTTGAAAGTAATGAGGTCGTTTTTTCACCCGAAATAAATAATTGACTGTATACAGAGAAGTTACGTGCATCCTGAGCACACAATGCAGAGACCCGAGACTTATAAAAATCAGACTGAGTTGTCGTGATGCACATATCATGCTTACGTGATTCCCTCTTCATCTCAGCTATAAACTCCCTCTGTCTTTTGTAAAGGCGATGGAGTTCATAAATCTGAACAGATTGTTAATATTTCAGATAAATTTATAAGCTCAGAACTACGAATATTAAGAATATCAGATTTCTAAAGAAGCAAACAATTGCAAATACATAGTAGGATTCGCTAATAATAGTACATGATCCCAGGCCAAAAGATAAATTGCATACCAAGGATATACCTGATCCCTAAAAATCGCTTCTTGCTTAAGCATTATCTGCTTTAGTGCTTCTCGGCCACATTCAACATACAGACCAGCTGACAATGGTGATAAGAAACTTTTGGTGTTACGTCCACCGTTCAGCATTTTATCCTCACTAATTTGAGGCCATATACATCCACCAACAACTCCTTTTAGATCCCTACTGAAGTAAAAATTTGGATAGTTGCCAGAACCCTGCATATTTGCTCCAATACCAAGAAGTTCCATAAATAACACAAAAGCTTTACCGGATATTCTGACAGATTAGGACCTGAGGACAAAAGGACAGCAAGAATTGATTGGTACAAGTAGAGTCATGATAAAATTTAACAGAATTACGTGATTAACTTACTGAGTACATCTCAACTGCATACTTAAGTTTGATCAACTCCAGCTAAAACTTTCTAAGTATCAACCAAAACCATTTATAATTTCAAATTCCAACAATATACTTTTGGCATATACAGTCAATGATAACATTTTCTAAGGCATAATATTATCGAGAAGAATCATATACAAAAGTTAAAGAGTCTGCATAAGGATCGAATCCACAAAAGGGACTAGTACAGTTAATCAGTTTAAAATCTACCTTGGCAGAGTTTCTCCCAAAAATGGTAACAAGATTTCACATTGAAGTGACACTGTTAACTCCATTTAATAGCATGAAATTCATCTCGATGACCTTAAAAACTTGAAGAACCTGAATACAAAAAGACCAAAGAACAAATGAAAACTCCTCCCTAAACAACTTGCACTTAAATACAGAACACGACAAAGACTACAGTAGAACAAGTTCAACACACAAAGTTGCTAAGATATTTCATAAGAAATGGGAAGAAAGGAGGTCAACCATGTCAAAATCTGGGCACTCAGAGCCACAGCCGGAGAAGAAGATTTCCAGAATTGAAATCCACTCTAGAGAAAAGGGGAAGAGCTCTCAGAGCTCAATCGAGAGAACCCACCTAGGAaattcaaggaaatatagaaaaCAAAGCAATCTGAGAGAGAAAGCTGAAAGAATCGCCTGGTAAACGAAGAAAAAGAGACGACCCATGAAGGAGAAATCAGGGGAAAGTGGTGGGGAATGGGTGAAGAAGAATTAGATGGAAAAGGAAATCAgataaaaaagggaaaaaaagaataagaaaattgGATCTGGTAGTGATAGAGAAGAAGGGTGATGGGTAAATGGGCCATTTTTTCTAGGAAGATTTAGAGAGAGAGTACAAAGGAATTGAAAAAAGACGAACAAAACTTCCATTGGAAGGGACACGGAGAGTGTTTGTTACCATTTATattgtctttttctttccttctctcCGATTTAATGTCcacttttttggatttttttattACTTCAAACAAAGCTTCTACCTATAAACTAAACCCTTTATcatcttttctttatttctctaTTCAATATCATAACTCATTGCAAACACTCCCAATTCTCTATCTATATATTTAAAATCGAGTTTGGCTCGACGATTATTGACATAATACATCCATCGtctaaaaaacaaaagattaaaaattaaaaattaaaccaatatttttattacatcattaaaatattaaaattaaaattaataatagtaataaaatgTCATCATTTGGCATTAAAAACAATCTTTAAACAGATATACAACAATTAAttatgttaatttaattttattgctGGTCTTTTGTTGgtacttttcttttaatttcaaaacaAGAATGGTTCTAGTGGATTGTTTTCTTTTGTAATCTTATAAATTACCGATATACTCCCTTTTTATTTTTGGTCATTAGTGTTTTGTACAGAAATAGGGAGAAAATAGACTTCATTTTCAAAGgccaaaaaataaaatgatcATCAATTCTCaatacaaatatattatatagtaTATCTCaagtaaataaattaaaagtattTAAGTAAAGGTTAAAATtcagaaaaaatgaaaattgaaactCCACAACAAAGTTAAGCCCAAGTTGGTGAAGCCCAAAAATACTCGGCCTGTTAAGGTTTGGTTGTATTGGGCTTACAGCAATCATTTTGGAATTGAGATCCTGGattccttttgtttttttttttttttttttttaaatttcatatttgtattctcaattccccaattttttttttttatatataattgtaATGTTGAAACgtataaaaagttaaaaagaataaaacatTGTAACTTTTTGTTTTAATCGGTTCAAACATCGTGAAATCTACAATAGACTCTACACGATCAAACAACTTCACTCCTTATTCAGATGCTTTTGAATTATTTTAAGATAATGcaaaattaaatacattatagaagttatttgaattttatatgatgtaaataaatattttcgtAGATTTTTATGAATTTGTGAATGCTAAGCCATAAATACCAACTTTTTGAAACACAAAGCACCTCTGGAAGTTGTAAGTTTCTTGAATTTCTTGATTATTTGGGGGCGCTAACAATATAGAATGCTTTCGAagttaatattttgtttatcaaatcaaaagtttaataaaagaaaaggtgTTAAATATGAAAGAAGACAATTGAAGATGGTTATTTAAAAACTTCATATTGAGGCTACAAAAACGACAATGCAACCCCCGACTAAGGTCCCAAAGATATAGTTATTGAAATAAGAAAGGACAATAATTATTGGTCCCTCCATTTCTGATACTAAGAAACTTCATCATCATCATGTGAACTTCGAACACTTTCTCCCAATTTCTTCCTTTTGAGAATTGTGGACCTCTCCTATTCACCTTGTGTCTAGATCGGTAATCACGGTTAAAATGGTTAAATTATCCTTTGTTTGAGAAACTTTTAGAATCAATATAGTTGAAAAAGATAAGGGAGAAGAATTGGTGTTCTTCTTTTGTGAGTATTTCAAGTGAAAATAGAGATGGTGAAGACTGGTTTAGATGTGATTATTAATTAAAgactatatatatttatattaatgaCAATGTTTATGAAATCATTGGTGAGAAATGATGAAAAGTAGGGCACAGTGTTATATTAGATGAAGTGGAGACATCAGACTCATTTATCGTTTCTTGCATTATAATTCATTCCCATTTGAATATTTGTTCTTGAAGCATCAAACCACCTCCATCACTCTCCACTTCATATATAAAGATCAAGAACAGATCATGGACAAAACATCAATACTGATACAATTATTAACATAGGATTTAGAAGCATAGATGGATACTTTATTAGTTGGAAGAGAGTGACAAGGCTCCAATAACATATATGGGAAGGAAGGGAGTTCTTTTTCATTGGGGAATTAATTAAAGCTTACAgagaaaaataacaataatggAGATGACAATGGCAAAAGTTGGGAGTTTTTGGATATCAAAGAAAGCAAAGCAAGAGATCACCACCATCACTGCTCAACTCTCAGTATGTAATATCTATTTATTTCCTTCAAAACATAGAAGTTGTTGTAGTTAATCTGTTTCTATATTTTATAGCTTAAATTGTTACATTATTATGATTTGATTTCAGTCATTCTCCAATACTATAGAGGACAAGGCAAAAATGGTACTTGACAAGATCAAAGGTACTTGAAGTTTTGATAGAGTGGATAGATgaaatatgatattaaatttgatttaattgatca comes from Cucumis melo cultivar AY chromosome 12, USDA_Cmelo_AY_1.0, whole genome shotgun sequence and encodes:
- the LOC103488795 gene encoding uncharacterized protein LOC103488795 isoform X1, with amino-acid sequence MELLGIGANMQGSGNYPNFYFSRDLKGVVGGCIWPQISEDKMLNGGRNTKSFLSPLSAGLYVECGREALKQIMLKQEAIFRDQIYELHRLYKRQREFIAEMKRESRKHDMCITTTQSDFYKSRVSALCAQDARNFSVYSQLFISGEKTTSLLSSLGKNTQTGSDSPLNGISSKNPYYSESKSKILSKGMFDLELPTDSNYLNSQDELTNVPEMSSCHLKRMPEVVHISDRQSKYDSLLEKTKVSVDLNDPPNSVEESACRSIDSVNASGHREILFHDLYGKANSKLFGFSQQDSNGRKNGLSTKGYSEPISFYDRSQRYQPDKEIANSSLSSSTTSLTKSAQGPIGHHILDSESSKTLIENAMLAKVDLCCVKNLRPSFGSDSVSPVEGSFCNSSKSEIVKEETRPFFKASANWMEGQIDLNVCINEEFLATPCCSTEMKLEVPVSPGKEKHSSTAGEFGDNQLESHFLESVEIEDDGKSLEDLSTIAAEALVSISSSVAQNCHKITSCSSVQPSFESLCWLAEIVSSMGADPKKAELALKCKDTDSVELLADFMDEFEVMTLKLKEIEEKGCSLTASNHQEEAVKNVSSPSCQPGKVRARRGQRKNFQTEILPSLATLSRYEVTEDIQTIGGLMEVASSHSIADVTKPTSRGRMTGTRGKRRLCDSSSKTTETVIRSSMDRVSSDNERDNKERKVIVWGNITRRRRGQRYPARNRKIILAQV
- the LOC103488795 gene encoding uncharacterized protein LOC103488795 isoform X2, with the translated sequence MKRESRKHDMCITTTQSDFYKSRVSALCAQDARNFSVYSQLFISGEKTTSLLSSLGKNTQTGSDSPLNGISSKNPYYSESKSKILSKGMFDLELPTDSNYLNSQDELTNVPEMSSCHLKRMPEVVHISDRQSKYDSLLEKTKVSVDLNDPPNSVEESACRSIDSVNASGHREILFHDLYGKANSKLFGFSQQDSNGRKNGLSTKGYSEPISFYDRSQRYQPDKEIANSSLSSSTTSLTKSAQGPIGHHILDSESSKTLIENAMLAKVDLCCVKNLRPSFGSDSVSPVEGSFCNSSKSEIVKEETRPFFKASANWMEGQIDLNVCINEEFLATPCCSTEMKLEVPVSPGKEKHSSTAGEFGDNQLESHFLESVEIEDDGKSLEDLSTIAAEALVSISSSVAQNCHKITSCSSVQPSFESLCWLAEIVSSMGADPKKAELALKCKDTDSVELLADFMDEFEVMTLKLKEIEEKGCSLTASNHQEEAVKNVSSPSCQPGKVRARRGQRKNFQTEILPSLATLSRYEVTEDIQTIGGLMEVASSHSIADVTKPTSRGRMTGTRGKRRLCDSSSKTTETVIRSSMDRVSSDNERDNKERKVIVWGNITRRRRGQRYPARNRKIILAQV